One genomic segment of Pseudomonadota bacterium includes these proteins:
- a CDS encoding SOS response-associated peptidase encodes MCGRYILAQQAKAATTFGVQRMRWLETSSYNIAPAREVPVIRVVSGEAGQNEREGVMMRWGLIPPFLKGESPKYSTFNARVETMETSPAFRDAWKKGQRCIVPADGFYEWHQPLGRPKQPWFIGLADKEILPFAGLWERSKRGDGLVIESVAIITLPANDLMAKIDNEEQRMPAILRREDAETWLTGTPNAARAVLTPFPGELLRAFKVSGRVNSPKNDDAALLEELQGEV; translated from the coding sequence ATGTGTGGACGCTACATTCTTGCCCAACAAGCCAAGGCCGCGACGACCTTCGGTGTGCAGCGGATGCGATGGTTAGAGACGTCGAGCTACAACATCGCGCCGGCGCGCGAAGTGCCGGTGATCCGCGTCGTTTCAGGCGAAGCCGGGCAGAACGAGCGCGAAGGCGTGATGATGCGCTGGGGTCTGATCCCGCCGTTCCTCAAAGGCGAGAGCCCGAAGTACTCCACCTTCAACGCGCGCGTGGAGACCATGGAGACCTCGCCTGCCTTTCGCGACGCGTGGAAGAAAGGTCAACGCTGTATCGTTCCGGCCGACGGCTTTTACGAGTGGCATCAGCCTTTAGGCCGGCCCAAACAACCCTGGTTCATTGGATTGGCCGACAAGGAGATCCTGCCGTTCGCCGGGCTGTGGGAACGATCGAAGCGGGGCGATGGCCTGGTGATCGAAAGTGTCGCCATCATCACGCTGCCTGCCAACGATCTGATGGCGAAGATCGACAACGAGGAGCAACGAATGCCGGCGATCCTGCGCAGGGAAGACGCCGAGACGTGGTTGACCGGCACGCCGAATGCGGCACGCGCCGTGCTCACGCCGTTTCCGGGCGAATTGCTGCGCGCGTTCAAGGTGAGCGGGCGGGTGAATTCTCCGAAGAACGACGACGCCGCATTGCTGGAAGAGCTGCAGGGCGAGGTCTGA
- a CDS encoding outer membrane beta-barrel protein — protein sequence MKKFSVIVLVAASLLFAGFAEAAKPKKRTRNANRVGAYGALLIGQARFSGDQSAVEQDLIDFFENRSDPTRNISTSSKTEDIGFQATFGYRFNRYFATELGLVQFGELSSTVRGEVDQGQGFIPANVKYAFNVGGPLISVVGILPLGEKAEFYARLGYLFASSERELSARVDGQNGGANSAKGDSQEPVYGVGFAWHINQVYSIRAEYQKLDGIGQEDRTGTEDLDVIGLGFVVRF from the coding sequence ATGAAGAAGTTTTCCGTCATCGTGCTCGTAGCCGCGAGCCTGCTGTTCGCGGGGTTTGCCGAAGCCGCGAAGCCCAAGAAGAGAACCCGCAATGCCAATCGCGTGGGTGCCTATGGCGCGCTGTTGATCGGCCAGGCGCGATTCAGCGGCGATCAATCGGCAGTCGAACAGGATCTGATCGATTTCTTCGAGAACCGCTCAGATCCCACGCGCAACATCTCCACCTCCTCCAAAACCGAGGACATCGGTTTCCAGGCAACGTTCGGATATCGCTTCAATCGTTACTTCGCCACCGAACTCGGGCTGGTGCAGTTCGGCGAGTTGTCGTCCACCGTGCGCGGCGAGGTCGACCAGGGCCAGGGCTTCATCCCCGCCAACGTCAAGTACGCATTCAATGTCGGCGGCCCGCTGATTTCCGTGGTGGGAATCCTGCCACTCGGCGAAAAGGCCGAGTTCTACGCGCGGCTCGGCTATCTATTCGCGAGCTCCGAGCGCGAGCTGTCCGCGCGGGTGGATGGCCAGAACGGCGGTGCCAACAGCGCGAAGGGAGATTCGCAGGAACCGGTGTATGGCGTGGGTTTTGCCTGGCATATCAATCAGGTTTACTCGATCCGCGCCGAGTATCAGAAGCTCGACGGCATCGGGCAGGAAGATCGCACCGGCACCGAGGATCTGGACGTCATCGGCCTCGGTTTCGTGGTCCGCTTCTGA
- a CDS encoding CusA/CzcA family heavy metal efflux RND transporter, with product MIDSLLKFSVERRWLIVALTALVACFGIYDYQRLPIDAVPDITNVQVQINASAQGFTPLEVEQRITVPVETALAGLPQLEYTRSLSRYGLSQVTVVFKEGTDIFFARQLVNERIGAAADELPPGVDVAMGPVATGLGEIFLYTVHGDGYDATELRTLQDWVIKPQLRQVPGIAEVNSIGGYAKQFHVTPDPQRLMALGLSFDELAEALEHGNTNFGAGYIERNGEELLVRAPGQARDAADLANLVITSRAGQPVRVSDVAEVAIGRELRTGAATRDGAETVLGTAIMLTGENSRTVSLRVAEKLAQINQTLPRGVRAETVYDRTVLVNAAIRTVQTNLLEGAILVTVVLLVLLGNVRAALLTALVIPLSFLMLISGMVASRVSANLMSLGALDFGLIVDAALIVVENCLLRLAQEQQRLRRVLDRPERLRTVLKATREVWKPSLVSVAVVVLVNLPLLALSGVEGKMFKPMAWAVIIALLAALVLSLTFVPAACALLLKGPIREHDGRVLAAVKRGYTRALDYALSHRGPVLGAALGVTVLAAFGATRLGTEFIPHLDEGDLAIQSMRIPGTSLSQSVRMQVSLEQALLKVPEVKTAFARVGTAEVATDPMPPSVSDGVVMLKPRSAWPDPGKSRQQLLAEVERAIAAVPGSNYEVSQPIQLRFNELISGVRSDVGVKLYGDDPAILLAQGRRIAAALGTVRGASDVKVEQIAGLPVLEILPRREALARHGIHLRELQDVVVTAVGGRGAGHLYEGDRRFEVIVRLPEEQRSRVSSLEQLPVRLADGSGFVPLSELAEIRETIGPNQIGRENGKRRLVISANVAGRDLGGFVRDARAAIERDIKLPAGYWLAYGGTFEQLESASARLVLLVPVTLALIFGLLIMTFGSARDALLVFSGVPLALAGGVAALALRGIPLSITAGVGFITLSGVAVLTGVIMVTAFRDLLKAGRGLDAAIREGAQLRLRPVLMIGLVASLGFLPMALNTGTGAEVQRPLATVVIGGILSATLLSLFVLPALYRLAHRATAPVASV from the coding sequence ATGATCGACTCACTGCTCAAATTCTCCGTCGAGCGTCGCTGGCTGATCGTCGCGTTGACGGCGCTGGTCGCCTGCTTCGGCATCTACGACTACCAGCGCCTGCCCATCGACGCGGTGCCCGACATCACCAACGTCCAGGTGCAGATCAACGCCTCGGCGCAGGGATTCACCCCGCTCGAAGTCGAGCAGCGCATCACCGTGCCCGTGGAAACCGCGCTCGCCGGACTGCCGCAGCTCGAATACACGCGGTCGCTGTCGCGATATGGCCTTTCGCAGGTCACGGTCGTGTTCAAGGAGGGCACGGACATCTTCTTCGCGCGCCAGCTCGTCAATGAACGTATCGGGGCCGCCGCGGACGAACTACCGCCGGGAGTCGATGTCGCGATGGGGCCGGTCGCCACGGGACTCGGGGAAATTTTCCTCTACACCGTGCACGGCGACGGCTACGACGCGACCGAGCTGCGGACGCTGCAGGACTGGGTGATCAAGCCGCAGCTGCGGCAGGTGCCCGGCATCGCCGAGGTCAACAGCATCGGCGGCTACGCGAAACAGTTTCACGTGACGCCGGATCCGCAACGCCTGATGGCGCTGGGACTGTCCTTCGATGAACTGGCCGAAGCGCTCGAACACGGCAACACGAACTTCGGCGCGGGTTACATCGAACGCAATGGCGAAGAGCTGCTGGTGCGCGCGCCGGGCCAGGCCCGCGACGCGGCGGACCTCGCCAACCTCGTGATCACCAGCCGCGCCGGCCAGCCCGTGCGTGTCAGCGACGTGGCCGAGGTCGCGATCGGCCGGGAGCTGCGCACCGGCGCCGCGACGCGCGATGGCGCGGAGACCGTGCTCGGCACCGCCATCATGCTCACGGGCGAGAACAGCCGCACGGTGAGCCTGCGCGTCGCCGAAAAACTTGCGCAGATCAACCAGACGCTGCCACGCGGCGTGCGCGCCGAGACCGTGTACGACCGCACGGTGCTGGTGAACGCGGCCATCCGCACCGTGCAGACCAACCTGCTCGAGGGCGCGATCCTCGTCACGGTCGTCCTGCTGGTGTTGTTAGGGAACGTGCGCGCGGCGCTGTTGACGGCGCTGGTGATCCCGCTGTCGTTCCTCATGCTCATCAGCGGCATGGTCGCAAGCCGCGTCAGCGCCAACCTCATGTCGCTCGGCGCGCTCGACTTCGGCCTGATCGTCGATGCGGCGCTGATCGTGGTCGAAAACTGCCTGTTGCGGCTCGCGCAGGAGCAACAACGGCTGCGGCGCGTGCTCGACCGCCCGGAACGCCTGCGCACGGTGCTCAAAGCCACGCGGGAGGTGTGGAAGCCGAGCCTGGTCAGCGTGGCCGTCGTGGTCCTCGTCAATCTACCGTTGCTCGCGCTTTCGGGCGTGGAAGGCAAGATGTTCAAGCCGATGGCGTGGGCGGTCATCATCGCATTGCTGGCAGCGCTGGTCCTGTCGCTGACGTTCGTGCCTGCCGCCTGCGCGCTGCTGTTGAAAGGCCCGATCCGCGAACACGATGGGCGCGTGCTCGCCGCGGTGAAACGCGGCTATACACGCGCGCTCGACTACGCGTTGTCGCATCGCGGGCCCGTCCTCGGCGCGGCGCTCGGCGTAACGGTGCTGGCAGCGTTCGGCGCGACCCGCCTCGGCACGGAGTTCATTCCGCATCTCGACGAGGGCGATCTCGCCATTCAGTCGATGCGGATTCCGGGCACCAGTCTGTCGCAGTCGGTGCGCATGCAGGTCTCGCTCGAGCAGGCGCTGCTGAAAGTGCCCGAAGTGAAAACGGCATTCGCCCGCGTGGGTACGGCGGAAGTCGCCACGGACCCGATGCCGCCGAGCGTGTCCGACGGCGTGGTGATGCTCAAGCCCCGCTCGGCGTGGCCCGATCCCGGCAAATCCAGGCAACAACTGCTGGCCGAAGTGGAACGTGCGATCGCGGCCGTGCCCGGCAGCAACTACGAGGTGAGCCAGCCGATCCAGCTGCGTTTCAACGAGCTCATCTCGGGCGTGCGCTCCGATGTCGGCGTCAAACTCTACGGTGACGATCCGGCCATCCTGCTGGCGCAGGGACGGCGTATTGCCGCCGCGCTCGGCACCGTGCGCGGCGCCAGCGACGTGAAGGTCGAGCAGATCGCGGGTTTGCCGGTGCTCGAGATTTTGCCGCGCCGCGAAGCGCTGGCCCGCCACGGCATCCACCTGCGCGAACTGCAGGACGTCGTCGTGACTGCGGTCGGCGGCCGCGGCGCGGGCCACCTCTACGAAGGCGACCGGCGTTTCGAAGTGATCGTGCGGCTGCCCGAGGAGCAACGGTCACGCGTGTCTTCGCTCGAACAGCTGCCCGTGCGGCTCGCCGATGGCAGCGGCTTCGTGCCGCTGTCCGAGCTCGCGGAAATCCGCGAGACGATCGGCCCCAACCAGATCGGCCGCGAGAATGGCAAACGCCGGCTGGTGATTTCCGCCAACGTCGCGGGCCGCGACCTCGGTGGCTTCGTGCGCGATGCGCGCGCCGCGATCGAACGCGACATCAAACTACCGGCGGGATACTGGCTCGCGTACGGCGGCACGTTCGAGCAGCTGGAGTCGGCGTCGGCACGGCTGGTATTGCTGGTGCCGGTCACGCTCGCGCTGATCTTCGGCCTGCTGATCATGACCTTCGGCTCGGCGCGCGACGCATTGCTGGTGTTCAGCGGCGTGCCGCTGGCGCTGGCCGGCGGAGTCGCGGCGCTGGCGCTGCGCGGAATTCCGCTCTCGATCACCGCGGGGGTCGGGTTCATCACGTTGTCCGGCGTGGCGGTGCTCACGGGCGTCATCATGGTCACTGCATTTCGCGACCTGCTCAAGGCGGGACGTGGACTGGACGCTGCGATTCGCGAAGGCGCACAGCTGCGGTTGCGGCCGGTGCTGATGATCGGCCTGGTCGCCTCGCTCGGCTTCCTGCCGATGGCGCTCAACACGGGCACCGGGGCGGAGGTGCAGCGCCCGCTCGCGACCGTGGTGATCGGCGGCATTCTCTCGGCAACCCTGTTGAGCCTGTTCGTCTTGCCGGCTTTGTATCGCCTCGCGCATCGTGCGACGGCTCCGGTCGCGTCTGTGTAA
- a CDS encoding efflux RND transporter periplasmic adaptor subunit, producing MKTICLLILAASLAACSREPAAAPDAAPEHEPAESLEHTGPISGIETVAAGPRPLRVSVSTYGTLVLNAERTRNVSARFAGLVRSVTKSPGDPVAAGETLALVESNESLQVYAVKSPIAGVLTARNVSPGETVESQSLFTVSDLSTLWAELAVFPRQLARVRRGQTVLLRSGDGAQSASGKISHIAPVSTGGSQAIMVRVPVDNSSGSWRPGLNLSAEIVVAETLVAVAVQATALQTVDGQRAVFVPHDGGFAPRPVQEGLSDDAFVEITAGLAAGELYVPRDSFLIKAELEKAGAAHEH from the coding sequence ATGAAAACCATCTGCCTGTTGATTCTCGCGGCATCTCTCGCGGCCTGCTCCCGCGAACCAGCCGCGGCGCCCGATGCCGCGCCGGAACACGAGCCGGCGGAATCGCTCGAACACACCGGTCCGATCTCCGGCATCGAAACCGTGGCGGCGGGACCGCGGCCATTGCGCGTAAGCGTCTCGACATACGGCACGCTGGTGCTCAACGCCGAACGCACCCGCAACGTCTCGGCACGGTTCGCCGGGCTGGTGCGGTCGGTTACCAAGTCACCGGGCGACCCGGTCGCGGCCGGCGAGACCCTGGCACTGGTTGAAAGCAACGAAAGTCTGCAGGTGTACGCGGTCAAATCGCCGATCGCCGGCGTGCTCACCGCGCGTAACGTCAGCCCCGGCGAGACGGTCGAGTCACAGAGCCTGTTCACGGTCAGCGACCTATCTACCCTGTGGGCGGAGCTGGCGGTGTTTCCGCGCCAGCTGGCACGCGTGCGGAGAGGCCAGACCGTGCTGCTGCGCTCAGGCGATGGCGCACAAAGCGCGAGCGGCAAGATCAGCCACATCGCCCCCGTGAGCACCGGCGGCTCGCAGGCGATCATGGTCCGGGTACCCGTCGACAACTCCAGTGGTTCGTGGCGGCCGGGGCTCAACCTGTCTGCGGAAATCGTGGTCGCGGAAACCCTGGTGGCGGTCGCGGTGCAGGCAACGGCGCTGCAGACCGTCGACGGACAACGCGCGGTATTCGTGCCGCACGACGGCGGCTTCGCGCCGCGCCCCGTGCAGGAAGGCCTGAGCGACGACGCGTTCGTCGAGATCACGGCCGGCCTCGCGGCCGGCGAGCTGTACGTGCCGCGCGACAGTTTTCTCATCAAGGCCGAGCTCGAGAAAGCCGGCGCCGCGCACGAGCACTGA
- a CDS encoding TolC family protein, whose protein sequence is MVFSKACALGACVLLLGGARAFALDDLTLARALDTALARNPELAASAFELTAAQARLTQARLRPNPEVSLELENFGGDGARRGTEALETTLVLSQVVELGGKRSARMAVADSGFELADIERRAHQLDLLAETTRRFIDAAAARERLVFSRQAARLAAESFSAISQRVDAARSPVAERSRARIAVTRAQIDLRQAERLARSTRYELAATFGDAEPQFAEVSADLYGFASSLPFNAWFEKLARNPELLRFASDTRLRDAQLRLAQAQARPDLSVSIGVRRFQDSGDAALVAAVSMPMAWGNRNQGAIAEARAQRAQSGAEQAAALNRLRSTLFALHSQAEAARETALALRDDAVPQAREALSQTQAGYDVGRFSFLELASAQAELLELQGAAIDAAADHHRLRAELERLTGEATP, encoded by the coding sequence ATGGTTTTCTCGAAGGCATGCGCCCTGGGCGCATGCGTATTGTTGTTGGGCGGCGCCCGGGCGTTCGCGCTGGACGATCTCACGCTGGCGCGGGCGCTGGACACCGCGCTGGCGCGCAATCCGGAACTCGCCGCAAGCGCGTTCGAGCTGACGGCCGCGCAGGCCCGGCTCACGCAGGCGCGGTTGCGGCCCAATCCGGAGGTCTCGCTCGAGCTGGAAAACTTCGGCGGCGATGGCGCGCGACGTGGCACGGAGGCTCTCGAAACCACGCTGGTATTGAGCCAGGTGGTGGAGCTCGGCGGAAAACGCAGCGCACGCATGGCGGTGGCGGATTCCGGCTTCGAGCTCGCTGACATCGAGCGCCGCGCGCATCAGCTGGACCTGCTTGCCGAGACCACGCGCCGCTTCATCGACGCGGCCGCGGCGCGCGAGCGGCTGGTGTTCTCCCGCCAGGCGGCGCGGCTTGCGGCCGAATCGTTCAGCGCCATCAGCCAGCGCGTGGACGCGGCGCGTTCGCCGGTCGCGGAACGCAGCCGCGCCCGCATCGCGGTGACACGCGCGCAGATCGATCTGCGCCAGGCGGAACGTCTGGCCCGCAGTACGCGATACGAGCTCGCCGCCACCTTCGGCGACGCCGAACCGCAGTTCGCCGAAGTGAGCGCGGACCTCTACGGCTTTGCATCGAGCCTGCCCTTCAACGCCTGGTTCGAGAAGCTGGCGCGTAATCCCGAACTACTGCGGTTCGCCAGCGATACACGGCTGCGTGACGCGCAGTTGCGTCTGGCGCAGGCACAAGCCCGGCCCGACTTGAGTGTGAGCATCGGAGTGCGGCGCTTTCAGGACAGCGGCGATGCGGCACTGGTGGCCGCCGTCTCGATGCCCATGGCCTGGGGCAATCGCAACCAGGGCGCCATCGCCGAGGCCCGCGCGCAGCGCGCGCAATCCGGCGCCGAACAGGCGGCCGCGCTCAATCGTCTGCGGTCCACCTTGTTTGCCCTGCACAGCCAGGCGGAGGCGGCACGCGAAACCGCGCTGGCGCTGCGCGACGACGCGGTGCCGCAGGCGCGCGAGGCGCTCAGCCAGACGCAGGCCGGCTACGACGTCGGCCGCTTCTCGTTCCTGGAGCTGGCCAGCGCGCAAGCCGAACTACTCGAACTGCAGGGCGCCGCGATCGACGCGGCCGCCGATCATCACCGCCTGCGGGCGGAACTCGAACGCCTCACGGGAGAGGCCACCCCATGA
- a CDS encoding lipid-binding SYLF domain-containing protein, translated as MKKLLLTLFATAIGATCTIQPAFASAREEARLIEASGVLEELFAQRDTSIPDRLMARAYGIAVIPNVVKVAAVVGGRRGSGAMVVRDANGRFTDPIMVSITGGNVGWQIGVQSTDIVLVFTSRQGIEGITDGKLTLGADASVAAGPVGRAASAGTDQTFTAEVYSYSRNRGLFAGVSLDGSIISIDSKSNRGLYGKTATAADIIARKVTTDADSAKRFERAIQNSTGRSTVAGSTPSNAKVAPDSAAPAPADAGAAPAGATTFPMEDAQPGAEPPK; from the coding sequence ATGAAAAAACTTCTCCTCACCTTGTTTGCGACTGCCATCGGTGCCACGTGCACCATCCAACCCGCATTTGCGAGCGCGCGCGAAGAAGCACGGCTCATCGAAGCTTCCGGCGTACTCGAAGAATTATTCGCCCAGCGTGACACCTCCATCCCCGATCGCCTCATGGCGCGCGCCTATGGCATCGCCGTCATCCCGAATGTAGTCAAGGTCGCCGCGGTAGTCGGCGGCCGGCGCGGTTCCGGCGCCATGGTCGTGCGCGATGCCAACGGCCGCTTCACCGATCCGATCATGGTCTCCATCACCGGCGGCAATGTCGGCTGGCAGATCGGCGTCCAATCCACCGACATCGTGCTGGTGTTCACCTCGCGGCAGGGCATCGAAGGCATCACCGACGGCAAGCTCACGCTCGGCGCGGATGCGTCCGTCGCGGCGGGCCCGGTCGGCCGCGCGGCCTCGGCCGGCACGGATCAAACCTTCACCGCCGAGGTGTATTCCTACTCGCGCAACCGCGGCCTGTTCGCCGGCGTCTCGCTCGACGGCAGCATCATCTCCATCGACAGCAAATCGAACCGTGGCCTGTACGGCAAGACGGCGACCGCCGCCGACATCATTGCGCGCAAGGTGACCACCGACGCCGATTCGGCCAAACGCTTCGAGCGGGCCATCCAGAACAGCACGGGCCGCAGTACGGTGGCGGGCAGCACACCCAGCAATGCCAAGGTCGCGCCGGACTCGGCCGCACCCGCCCCGGCAGATGCCGGCGCGGCACCGGCCGGTGCCACCACCTTCCCGATGGAAGACGCCCAGCCGGGCGCCGAACCACCGAAGTAG
- a CDS encoding FAD:protein FMN transferase → MQTPTCIFDRIRAIGFRLVFGLMLAPDLAHAEWMTRSEAIMGTRCAVELWSEDKAAGEAAITSVFDDMKRIDRLMSTWKEDTEISKVNREASRHPVKISKELFDLLVTSVQYSELTQGAFDITYASVGYLYDFKKGVHPDQKAIDKALPGINWRHMKLDAKKTTVYFTRPGMRIDLGGIAKGYSVDRGIEILEKQGITRAMVNAGGDTRIIGDRFGKPWVVGIRDPDHEGKTFLRMPLENTAFSTSGDYERYFDEDGKRFHHIIDPKTGDSARKCRSVTIISGNATRTDALTKSVFIMGPEEGIKFIDTLSDVDAVAVSPDGRVFYSKGLAAPE, encoded by the coding sequence ATGCAAACCCCAACATGCATTTTCGACCGCATTCGCGCAATCGGGTTCCGCCTCGTGTTTGGCCTGATGCTGGCGCCTGACCTCGCACATGCCGAATGGATGACGCGTAGCGAGGCGATCATGGGCACACGCTGCGCCGTGGAGCTCTGGAGCGAGGACAAGGCCGCCGGTGAGGCCGCGATAACGTCGGTTTTTGACGACATGAAGCGCATCGATCGCCTCATGAGCACCTGGAAGGAGGACACGGAAATCTCCAAGGTGAACCGCGAGGCGTCCAGACATCCCGTGAAGATCAGCAAGGAACTGTTCGACCTGCTGGTGACCTCGGTGCAGTACTCCGAGCTCACGCAGGGCGCCTTCGACATCACCTACGCCAGCGTGGGCTATCTATACGATTTCAAGAAAGGCGTTCACCCGGACCAGAAGGCCATCGACAAGGCGTTGCCGGGCATCAACTGGCGGCACATGAAGCTCGACGCGAAGAAGACCACTGTCTACTTCACGCGGCCCGGCATGCGGATCGATCTGGGCGGTATCGCCAAGGGATACTCGGTCGACCGCGGTATCGAGATCCTCGAGAAGCAGGGCATCACGCGCGCGATGGTGAATGCCGGGGGCGATACCCGCATCATCGGCGATCGGTTCGGCAAGCCGTGGGTGGTCGGCATCCGCGATCCGGATCACGAGGGCAAGACCTTCCTGCGCATGCCGCTCGAGAACACCGCGTTCTCGACCTCGGGGGACTACGAGCGGTACTTCGACGAGGACGGCAAGCGGTTCCACCACATCATCGACCCCAAGACCGGCGACTCGGCGCGCAAGTGCCGCAGCGTCACGATCATCAGCGGGAACGCGACGCGCACCGACGCGCTAACAAAGAGCGTCTTCATCATGGGGCCGGAAGAGGGCATCAAGTTCATCGACACCCTGAGCGATGTGGACGCGGTGGCCGTCTCGCCCGACGGCCGGGTTTTTTACTCGAAGGGACTGGCCGCGCCGGAATAG
- the tal gene encoding transaldolase produces the protein MRATQELHDLGQSIWLDNITRALLTSGKLREYIRDFSVTGLTSNPTIFDNAIKAANSYDAAIREKVGAGLSGEDLFYDLALEDLTQAADLFRAVHDATGGVDGWVSLELSPLLADDSDGSVKAAKELFARARRPNLFIKIPGTEAGATAIEESIYAGIPVNVTLLFSRRQYLRAAEAYLRGIERRIEAGLDPRVASVASVFVSRWDVAVQDKVPAELRNKLGVAVGLHTYQAYCELQDSARWKKLRDAGALMQRLLWASTGTKDPKARDTFYVEALAAPDTINTMPEQTLIAFAEHGAVGAALPRDGGEAKKLLAAFAAHGIDEDALAADLQRAGADSFMKSWKSLLGQIEAKSVALAKRAG, from the coding sequence ATGCGAGCCACTCAGGAACTGCACGATCTCGGCCAGAGCATCTGGCTCGACAACATCACGCGCGCGCTGCTCACCAGCGGCAAGCTGCGCGAATACATCCGGGACTTCTCCGTCACGGGCCTCACGTCGAACCCCACGATTTTCGACAATGCGATCAAGGCCGCGAATTCCTACGACGCCGCGATCCGCGAGAAGGTCGGCGCCGGGCTCAGCGGCGAAGACCTGTTCTACGACCTTGCGCTCGAAGACCTCACGCAGGCGGCGGATCTGTTCCGCGCGGTGCACGATGCGACCGGCGGCGTCGACGGCTGGGTGTCGCTGGAATTGTCGCCGCTGCTGGCGGACGATTCCGATGGCAGCGTCAAGGCGGCCAAGGAACTGTTCGCGCGCGCCAGGCGGCCGAACCTCTTCATCAAGATTCCCGGCACGGAGGCCGGTGCCACGGCCATCGAGGAATCGATCTACGCCGGTATTCCCGTGAACGTCACGCTGCTGTTTTCGCGCCGGCAATACCTGCGTGCCGCCGAGGCCTACCTGCGCGGCATCGAGCGGCGCATCGAGGCGGGTCTCGATCCGCGGGTGGCGTCCGTGGCATCCGTCTTCGTCAGCCGCTGGGATGTCGCCGTGCAGGACAAGGTGCCCGCCGAGCTGCGCAACAAACTCGGCGTGGCCGTGGGCCTGCATACCTACCAGGCGTACTGCGAGCTGCAGGATTCCGCGCGCTGGAAAAAATTGCGCGATGCGGGTGCGCTCATGCAGCGGCTGCTGTGGGCCAGCACCGGCACCAAGGATCCAAAAGCCAGGGATACGTTCTACGTGGAGGCGCTCGCGGCGCCCGACACCATCAACACCATGCCGGAGCAGACCTTGATCGCGTTCGCCGAACACGGCGCGGTCGGCGCGGCGCTGCCGCGGGACGGTGGCGAAGCGAAAAAGTTGTTAGCCGCGTTCGCCGCTCACGGCATCGACGAGGATGCGCTGGCCGCGGATCTGCAGCGTGCGGGCGCGGATTCGTTCATGAAGTCGTGGAAGTCGCTGCTCGGACAGATCGAGGCGAAGAGCGTGGCACTGGCGAAGCGGGCGGGCTGA
- a CDS encoding threonine synthase, protein MEHGAAEPMPHGALQVSSLRCFACELAHDPRVLQSVCRACGQPLRVDYDLGSIRLSRADLRDRPATLWRYREVLPLAAEYAVSLDEGFTPLLKVSERVWVKDEARNPTASFKARGMTTAVSMARYLGAKALSAPSAGNAAGALAAYGARAGLPVTVAMPIDTPAPFFAECELYGATVHRVTGTISDAGKLLRELALPHTVDVSTLREPYRIEGKKTMAYELVEQFDGEIPDVILYPTGGGTGLIGMWKAFGELEALGWIPRGRRPRFVSVQADGCAPVVKAFHAGAERTEPWPDATTFAYGLRVPAPLGGALCLRALRETNGTAIAIGEEEIEAATRSLAAHSGLDICPEGGAAWAALTRLRSDGWIGADETVVVFNTGSGLKYR, encoded by the coding sequence ATGGAGCACGGAGCCGCGGAGCCAATGCCCCACGGGGCCTTGCAGGTGTCATCGCTGCGCTGCTTTGCGTGCGAGCTCGCACACGATCCCCGCGTCCTGCAAAGTGTTTGCCGGGCTTGCGGTCAGCCACTGCGCGTCGACTACGATCTCGGATCTATCCGCTTGTCACGCGCGGATTTGCGCGACCGGCCCGCCACTCTGTGGCGATATCGCGAAGTGCTGCCGCTGGCCGCGGAATACGCGGTCAGTCTCGATGAAGGCTTTACCCCACTGCTGAAGGTCTCCGAGCGGGTCTGGGTCAAGGACGAGGCGCGCAATCCCACGGCGTCGTTCAAGGCGCGCGGCATGACGACCGCGGTATCGATGGCCCGCTACCTCGGCGCCAAAGCCTTGTCGGCTCCGTCGGCGGGCAACGCGGCCGGCGCGCTGGCCGCGTATGGCGCACGTGCCGGCCTTCCCGTGACCGTCGCGATGCCCATCGATACGCCGGCGCCGTTCTTCGCGGAATGCGAGCTGTATGGCGCCACCGTCCATCGCGTCACAGGCACGATCTCCGATGCCGGCAAGCTGCTGCGCGAACTCGCACTCCCCCACACCGTCGACGTTTCAACGCTGCGGGAGCCCTATCGCATCGAGGGCAAGAAGACGATGGCGTACGAGCTGGTCGAACAATTCGACGGCGAGATTCCCGATGTCATTCTCTATCCAACCGGCGGCGGCACCGGACTGATCGGCATGTGGAAGGCATTCGGTGAGCTCGAAGCCCTCGGCTGGATCCCGCGCGGCCGCAGACCGCGCTTTGTGTCCGTGCAGGCAGACGGTTGCGCACCGGTGGTCAAGGCATTTCACGCCGGCGCGGAGCGCACCGAGCCGTGGCCCGACGCGACCACGTTTGCCTACGGCCTGCGCGTGCCCGCGCCGCTGGGCGGCGCGCTTTGCCTGCGCGCACTGCGCGAAACGAACGGCACCGCCATTGCGATTGGCGAGGAGGAGATCGAAGCCGCCACGCGCAGCCTTGCGGCGCATTCGGGACTCGATATCTGTCCGGAAGGTGGCGCCGCGTGGGCGGCGCTGACGCGCTTGCGATCAGATGGCTGGATCGGCGCTGACGAGACCGTGGTTGTCTTCAACACCGGCAGCGGGTTGAAGTATCGATGA